DNA from Acidobacteriota bacterium:
TCCGCGCCCTCCGCGACGACCCAGCTCGCCTCCGGCTTGACTCCGACCTCGTCCAGCAGGTCGGCCAGCAGCACGCCGGTCCACTCGCTGCAGCTCGCCAGGCCGTGGCTCAACTGCACGTTCGGCGCGCCGGCCGGCGACCACTCGCGGGCGCTGTTGCCGGAGCACTCGATGAAGTGGAAACGCGACACCGAGGACATCCGCACGAGGTCGTCCATCGTGAAGACGAGCGGACGGTCGACGAGCCCGTGAATCGTGAGCCGGTGGGTGTCCGGGTCGATCGCCGGCACGCCCGTGTGATGGCGCTCGAAGTGGAGCCCGGATGGCGTGACGATGCCCTCCAGGTCGGCAAGCGGCGTGTTCGAGGACGACGCCGTGGCGTCGGGGGCCCGGCTCCAGCGCTTCGAGTCCTCGAACGGCGATCGCTTGCCGTACTCGGTGGGGGTCTCGCCGAGATCGCGGATGGCGCCTGGCGTCTGGGCACGCGCAGCGGGGTGGAGCGAACTCGCCGCGGCGGCGCCGGCGAGTCCGAGGAAAGCGCGCCGGCTTGGTCTTCGCTTTCTCATGCCACTCTCCTCCTGAATGTGAGTTCGGTCAGAGACGGTTGACCGCTTCTTCCGCCAGGTCGAGCGTCCGCACGATGCGCTGGCGCATCTCGGGCAGGTCGACGCCCGCAGTGCTCTTCTTGCCTTCCATGTAGCGGGCATACACGCCGTGCACGATCGCCGCCGACTTCCATCGGTTGAAGCCGACGTAGTAGTCGAGATTCGAGAGGTCGCGGCCGGTCCGCTCCGCGTAGCGGTCCAGCAGTTCCTCGCGCGCGGGGAAACCGGGCGCCGCGGTGGCGCCGCCGGCGCCGGTGGGCATCGTGTCGGTCACCGGCATCCACTGGTTCATCGCGTAGGCCAGGTCGGCCAGCGGATCACCGAGGGTCGAGATCTCCCAGTCGACGACGGCGGCAATCGTCGAGTCCGGCCCGACCAGGCAGTTGTGCAGCCCGTAGTCGCCGTGGACGACCCGCGCCGGCCCCTGGTCCGGCAGGTGCTCGAGGAAGTAGCGCTGCAGCTCGTGCGCCCGGGGATCGTCGAGCTGCGCCGGCTCGACGGACGCCGTCCACGACCGGTACCAGGTGCGAAGCTGCCGCCCGACATAGCTGTCGCGTTTGCCGAGCTCGCCGAGGCCGACCTCGTCCGGGTCGACGGCGTGGAGTTCGGCCAGGACGTCGATGAACGAATGCGCCAGCTTCGGGCGGCGCTCCCGCGGCACCCACTCCTCGGTGTGGGCCGAGCTGTAGAGCGGCCGGCCGTAGACCAGGCCCATCACGTAGAACCAGGCGCCGGTGACGTCCGGGCTCTCGCAGAAGGCGATCGCCGGCGGCACCGGCACCGGGGTCGGTCCGAGCGCCGAGATCAGCGCCCACTCGCGGCTCATGTCGTGCGCCTTGGGCAGGAGCTTGCCCTGCGGCGGCCGGCGGATGACCGCGGCGCGGCCCTCCGTGTCGTCGATCCGGTAGGTCAGGTTCGAGTGTCCGCCCTGAAGCCGGGTCCACTGGAGGGGCGGCGCCAGGCTGTCGACGTGGTCGGCGATCCAGGCCTCGACTGCGGGTTGGTCATAGCCCTCCGGACCCGTGCTTTCGTCGTGTGTCGACATGATCGTCGGAACTCTACGGTAACCGGAACGCGACCAGCTCTTCCGTCGCCGTCACCGCCACGTACTGCTGGCCGTCCGCTGCCAGGTAGGTCATCGGGTTCGCGTTGCCCAGGAGCGGCAGCTCCGCCGACCACAGTTCCTCGCCGGTCTCCACGTCGAGCGCCCGGAAGCGGCGATCGTCGGTCGCGGCGATGAAGGCGAGCCCGCCGGCGGTGACGATCGCCGAAGCGCGGCCCGGGCGGCCGGTCTCCCGCCTCTCCGCCGGCAGTCCCTCGGTGACGCCGAGCGGCCGCCGCCACGCGACTTCGCCGGTATCGGCATCGACCGCGGTCAGCGTTCCCCAGGGCGGTTTCTGGCACGGCCAGGACACGTCGCCGATGCGGACCGCGAAGGAGAACGGCCGGGCCACTCGCAGGACGTACGTCGCAAGATCGGCCTCCGTGTCCTCCTCGACCCAGCCCATCGTGCCGACGTCCTGGCTGAAGGCGAGCAGCCGGCGCGTCGCCGGATCGAAGGCGACGCCGCCCCAGTTCGGCCCGCCGGCCAGGCCCGGGAACAGTAGGGTGGCGCCGCGATCCTCGGCCTCACGGTGCATCCAGGGCGTATACGGGCCCGCGTTGTGAAGTGGTCCGGCGCTCTCGACCAGTTCGGCGCAGGCTTCCGCATGCTCGGCGGTCGTGTCGTCGGCGGTCACCAGGTCCTCCGCCTCGTAGCCGACTCGCCCCAATGCCGGCGTCACACTCGGAATCGGCTGGCTCGGGTGGGTCTGCTCCCCGGGCACCTCGCTCGGCGGCATCGGCCGCTCCTCGACGCCGAAGACCGGCTCGCCGTCCTCGCGGCCAAGGACGAAGAGGTAGCCGGACTTCGTCGTCACGGCGAGGGCGTCGATCGTCTCGCCGCCCCGCTCGACCTCGAACAGCACCGGCGGCGCCGGCGGATCGTGGTCCCAGATGTCGTGGTGGATCGTCTGGAAGTGCCAGCGATACTCACCGGTCCGGATGTCGACGGCGACCACGGCGTTCGCGAACAGATTGGCGCCGTGCCGGTCGCCGCCGTAGGCGAAGGGAATCGGCGCGGCGAGCGGCAGGAACACGATCTCCCGTTCCTCGTCGACCGTGAAGTAGAAGGGCCAGGCGTTCCCGCCCAGGCGACCACGCCAGCTCTCGCCCTCCCAGGTCTCGTGGCCGACCTCGCCCGGCCGGGCCACGGAGTTGAACTCCCAGAGCTTCTCGCCGGTGACGGCGCTGAACGCCCGGGCGTTGCCGATGCCGCCCGCGGTTCCCGGCGGCGTGTTCGCGCCGACTACGACGATGTCCTCCCAGACCAGCGGCACGGAGTTGTAGGGGACGCCGATGTCCACCGCGCCGCCATCGCCGAACTCCGTCGCCGGCGCCCCGGTGGCCGCGTCGAGCGCAATCAGCCGCGCGCCGGCGCAGAACACGATGCGAGGCGCCGCCGCGTCCGCGCCGCCGCCCGGCCAGTACGAAACGCCCCGTCGCGACGGGGCGCCGTCCGCCACCGTGTGGCGCCAGACCTCCTCTCCGGTCGCCGCGTCGAGCGCGACCACCGCGGCGGCCGCCGGCAGATAGAGCACGCCGTCCACCGCGATGGGCGTCGCCTGGGAGCGCGCCGGCCGACCGGGATCGCCCACCGCACCCTCGCCCGCGGGCGAAGAGGCGAGCGCGAAGCTCCAGGCCGGCTCGAGGCTGCCGACGTTGGCAGTCGTGATCTCGGCCAGCGGCGAGTACCCGGTTCCCGCGGCGTCGCCGCGGTACATCGGCCAGTCGGCGCGCGCCGGACCGCCCGCGGAACCGCCGCCGCAGCCCAGAACGGCCACCGCCGCGATCGTCGCCGCCAGAGGCCGTATGATCCTCGCTCCAGACTTCATCGCTGTAGTTCCGGGAGTACCCGCCGGGAAGGGACTAGACTGTAGCCGAGACCCGTTGCCGGCTCTAGTCCAGACTGCTGAGGCGGCGCGGGTCTCTCGGTTTGAAAGGAAGAGAACGCATGAACACACGTCCCCGGTTGGCCTTGGCTCTCGCGCTGCTGGTCGCCGGCGCGGCCGGCGCACCGCCGGTGGGCGGACAGGACGAGGAGCAGGTCGACTACGCCAGGGACGTGCAGCCGATCCTCGAAGCGTTCTGCTACGAGTGCCATGGCGAGGACAGGTCCCTGCGCGAGGCGGATCTCCGCCTCGACATCAAGGAGATGGCCTTCAAGGACCTCGGCGGCTTCCCCAACATCGCCCCCGGCGACCCGAACGACAGTGAGCTCTACATCCGCGTGAGTTCGGAGTTCCTGGAGATGCGGATGCCGCCGTACGAGGCCGGCACCCAGTTGACCGAAGAGCAGATCGAGACGATCCGGCTGTGGATCCTGCAGGGAGCCGAGTGGCCGGAGAAAGTGGAGGGAGACGGACAATGAAACGAAAGACCGCAACTCGAATGACCCGGATCGCCGTGTTCTTCCTGGCCGCCGCCATCGCCGGCCAGGCCGTCGCCCAGACGGGCTACGGCGGCGGCCGTAGCGGCCTTGCCCGCGTCGAACTGCCGGACGAGCCGTGGATCATGAACACCCACCTGATTCCCGAGGTGAAGGTCTCCGTCGTCGCCCGCGGCATCAACCGGCCCTGGTCCCTCGCCTTCCTCCCCAAGGGCGACATGCTGGTCACTGAGCGCGGAGGCGACCTGCGCCTGATCCGCGACGGCGTGCTCGTCGACGAGCCGATCGCCGGCGTCCCCGACGACGTCCTCGCCCGCAGCCTCGCCGGCATGATGGAAGTCGCCATCCACCCGCACTTCGCCGACAACGGCTACGTCTATCTCACCTACACCCGGCAGGTCTCCGGCCGGGAGGGCACCGTCGCCCTGGTCCGCGGCAGGCTCGACGGCACCTCGCTCGTAGACGTCGAGGACGTGTTCGTCGCCGAGCCCTGGGGCGGCTCGATCGCCGCCGCCCGGCTCGCCTTCGTTCCCGGCGAGAACATCATGTACATGACGATGGGCGGGGCCTTCGGCGCCGACCTCGTCGACGGCACCCAGAGCTTCTTCGGCCACGCCAAGCTGGCCCAGGACCCCAACAGCCACGCCGGCAAGACGCTGCGGCTGCGCCTCGACGGCAGCGTGCCCGACGACAACCCCTTCGTCGGCAAGGAGGGGCACAAGCCCGAGATCTACTCGATGGGCCACCGCAACCAGATGGGTCTCGCGCTCCACCCCGAAACCCACCAGCCCTGGACCACCGAGCACGCCCCGCAGGGCGGCGACGAACTGAACGCGATCGAAGCCGGCAAGAACTACGGCTGGCCGGTCGTCTCCTACGGCCGCCACTACAACGGCGTGCGCATCTCCGAGCGCTTCTGGGCCGAAGGCATGGAAGAACCCGCGATCTTCTGGCTGCCCTCCATCGCCCCCTCCGGGCTCGCCTTCTACACCGGCGACGCGTTCCCCGAGTGGAAGGGCAACCTCTTCGCCGGCGCCCTGATGACCGGCCGGATGCCCAACACCGGCCATCTCGAACGGCTCATCTTCAGCGAGAAGGGCGAGGAACTCGGCCGCGAGTGGCTGCTCAAGGAGGTCGGCAAGCGGATCCGCGACGTCCGCCAGGGCCCCGACGAGTTCCTCTACGTCATCACCGATGAGCGGGACGGTGCGGTGATCAAGCTGGAGCCGGTCAAGAAGGCGGAAGAGGCGGAAACCGCCGCCGGGTAGCCCCACACTGGGAACTACGGCGTGTACCAGATGGGCGAACTCCACGCCCGTTCCTGGTGGATCGCGTGGAGATCGGGGTTCGGTTCGATGCCGAGGCTGAGCGCGTCCCAGGTCGACCAGCGGCAGGTCGGATTCTCAAGCACGCGGACGTAGTAGAAGGAGCGGGCGCCGGCGTCGAAGTCCGGGTCGGTCCAGGTGGTCCGGAGTTCGACGGCGCCCTTGTCCCGGCTGATCGAGCAGTCGTCCAGGTTGACCTGGGCGCCGTTGTCGTCGCAGCGGTGGGTCTCGGGGTCGGGCTCCAGGCCGTCCGAGCAAACGACGTCGTAGACGCGCTCCTGCGCTTCGCCGTCCTCCAGCCAGCCCTTGATGACCTGGGCTCGCTGCAGCCAGGCGTTCTCCGGGTCGCGGAGCGCCCAGACCAGGAAGCTCGGCGCGTCGTCGTTCACGCCTTCGAGGTCGCCGCCCATCGGCACGCCGTGCTCGTAGGCCGCGGCGACCGGGTCCGCTGCCTCCGCCACGGCCTCATCGAGCCCGAAGCCCCCGAAGAAGCGCACGCGGATGCGCGTGCCCGAGGTGGCGAAGGACTCGCGTCGCTTCAGCGCGTCGAAGATCGCGGAGCGCGTGTTCCCGTCCGCCCACGCCCCCGCCAGGCCGCCGGTGCCGTGGGTGGCCTGGCGCGGCGTCCAGAAGTTCTCCCAGCCACCGTCCTCCTCGCGGTAGGCCGAGCCGCGCGCCTGGGGCGTGTTCGTCCTCGACGAGAAGCGGTTGTCCTCCTCGTAGGAGCCGGCGGAGACGTGGCTGTCGCTTGAGCCGACCGCGCCGAGGGCGTAGGGGTTCACGCCCAGTCGCTCCTCCATCTCGAGGCCGGTCAGCAGCGCGTCCCGCCAGTAGCCGCCCTTGAAGACCGAGATCGGGTCCGTGTTGTTCACCCGGTCCAGGTAGTACTGGACGATCTGGAAATCGGCCCACTCGTCGTTCGGCGACAGCGACGGATGGACCTCCGAGGTGCCCTTCTGCTGGCTGATCTCGGCCACCGGTTCGTTCCGAATCCGCTTGGCAGCGAATTCCGCGTCGATCTCCGCACCCTTCCAGGTTTCCCGGTCGGAGAAGGCCAGGCCGTCGCTCTGGTTCATGTTGTGCGGCATCGCCAGCGCCTCGATCCCCTCCTCGCGCAGGCCGTCGAGCCAGTTCCAGAGATCCTCGGGGTCGCCGTCCAGGGAACTGAAGGGCAACTCCGGCGCTTCGCCGCCGCGGAAGATGACGTTCCGGTGCACGTGGCGGCCACCGACCCCCTTCGTGTACTCGTAGCCGATCAGGGCAGTGAACCGACCCGGATCGTTGTGGCGCTCGGCGGCCTCGATGACCCGCTGCCAGGCGCTCGCCCGCACCTCCGGCCCGTTGATCGGGTCGCCAGTGGCGGCGAGTTCCCGCAACCGGCTCAGCGCTCCCAGCCGCGCCCGCGCGTCGCGGCCCTCGCCGCTGAACAGATCCTCGGTCAGCGGATGTCCATAGGTGGGACTGTCCGGGTCGATCAGCGCCGGCAGGGCGCCCAGGTACTCCGCGTGGTCGGTCACCGCGAGGAAGTCGAGCGGCGCGCCGGAAAGCCGGACCGATTCACCCGACGGATGAGGAATCGCCTCCCCCCTGGCGAACCGGTAGGCGTCGTCCGGCGTCGTTCGCACGGTGCCCATGAACGCGTCGTGGGAGTACATCGTGTGGATGTGCATGTCGCCGAACAGGGCGACGCGGTCCGCCGGCGAGGCGGAGGTGGCGCCGCCGGCGCCTGCGCCGGACGGGCCGTAGGCGTCGTCGGCCGACGGGCCGGCACAGGCGAGGACGGTCAGGGCGAGAGCGGGCAGACCGGTTCTGGTCATCGGCGGGGCCCTCCTTGTGAGTGGGGGCTTCCACGATAGCGGAGGAAGGAGCGAGGCCGGCGGCCTCGCGCGTTTTCTTCAGAAAGCCGGCGGGGACGCCGGCGCACCCAGTTGTACCTACGCTGTCTTCTTGATCACCACGAAGGTGATGTCGTCCTCGGGCGCCGCGAAGGCCAGCAGGTCCGTCCTGAGCCGCTCGCAGATCTCCGGCGCCGGTTCGGCGCGCACGGCCTCGAGCAGCGCCTCGGCGCGTTCGTCGAGATACCGGCCGCCGCCGTGCTCGGCGAAGCCGTCGGTGTACAGCAGGAGCAGGTCGCCGGCCTCGAGCAGCTCCACCTCGCTGACCTCGTAGGGCCGCTTGTAGCCGAGCGGACCGGGGTCGACGCGCTCGTCCATGTAGGCGTTCGACGCGAACATGCCGACCGGCGGGAAGCGGACGAGCTGGTCTTCCGGCAGGTGCTCGATGCGGCCCGGACGGCCCGCGAACACCAGGGGCGCCGGGTGGCCGGCAGAGAAGAAGCGGAAGCTGCCCTGCTCGGACACCTCTCCGTAGACCATCGTGAGGTACTTGTTCAGCGTCGTCGACTTGAAGAAACGCTGGTTGATGTGCTCGAAGAGCCGCGTGGTGATCTCGCCGAAGAGGTCGAGCTCGTAGTACGCCCCGAGCAGGAAGGCCTGGTGCAGCATGGCCGCGACCAGGGCGTCGGTCACCTTGTGCCCGGAGACGTCGGCCACCAGGACGCCGGTCCGCTGCCGGCACTTGCGCAGCCCGGCGACGACTTCCGCGCGCCCCGCTTCTTCCGCCTCGCGAAGCCGGCGCTCCAGGTCATAGCGCTGCTTGAAGTCGAGGTAGATCAGGTGGTCGCCGCCGATCGCCCGCAACAGCGGTATCGAGATCCCGTGCACCTCCACGCCGCGCAGGTTCGGCAGGTCGCCGGACGAGGGCTTCGTCGCCAGGCCGATCTCCTCGAGATTGGCCAGTTCGGCGCGGATCTCGGCCTGCCAGGTGTCGGTCGGAATCTGGGCCACGGTGGCTCCCCCTACTGTCGACGACCGTGGCAGGCGGACGGATCCGCCGCGCGGTCGAAGTGCGGAATGGGTTGCGCCGGACAGAGGCCGACGCCCCGACAGGGAGTCTACGCGCACCCAGGGGCACCAACAACAAGAAACCGGTGGCGGGCCATTCGACTGGCGAAGGCCCCCTTGCGGTTAGCGCGAGGTGGGGCCGCCCGCCCCCGTCGACATGGTGTCTGTGCGCGCGGCGGTGGATAAGCCCTCCCCACAGCCGGGCCGCACTGGACGGGCAGCCCCGGAATCTACGGTTCTCCCATCATCTCGACGATGGTGATGCCCTCTGAACACGCCCAGACGAAGAGCGCCGAACAGACCACGGCGAACATGGCCAGAATGCCGGTGAACAGCGCGATCCACCGAAGGAGTCGCACGACCTGCTGCTGCTCGGGGTAGAGAAGGTTCATGGCGCGGATCCGCGCATCGATCCGCACACTTACTAGACGAGAGCGACCGTGTCGTGATGTTTGAGCGATCAATCGGGAACAAGGCATAATCGCGCAATGGTGCAGAGCGAGAAGCCCGAGGAACTTCGGCAACGGATCGCAGTGCTGGAAGAGCGTCTCTCCGCTCTTCCAGCCGCCGTCATGCGCGTCAG
Protein-coding regions in this window:
- a CDS encoding phosphotransferase family protein, which encodes MSTHDESTGPEGYDQPAVEAWIADHVDSLAPPLQWTRLQGGHSNLTYRIDDTEGRAAVIRRPPQGKLLPKAHDMSREWALISALGPTPVPVPPAIAFCESPDVTGAWFYVMGLVYGRPLYSSAHTEEWVPRERRPKLAHSFIDVLAELHAVDPDEVGLGELGKRDSYVGRQLRTWYRSWTASVEPAQLDDPRAHELQRYFLEHLPDQGPARVVHGDYGLHNCLVGPDSTIAAVVDWEISTLGDPLADLAYAMNQWMPVTDTMPTGAGGATAAPGFPAREELLDRYAERTGRDLSNLDYYVGFNRWKSAAIVHGVYARYMEGKKSTAGVDLPEMRQRIVRTLDLAEEAVNRL
- a CDS encoding PQQ-dependent sugar dehydrogenase produces the protein MKRKTATRMTRIAVFFLAAAIAGQAVAQTGYGGGRSGLARVELPDEPWIMNTHLIPEVKVSVVARGINRPWSLAFLPKGDMLVTERGGDLRLIRDGVLVDEPIAGVPDDVLARSLAGMMEVAIHPHFADNGYVYLTYTRQVSGREGTVALVRGRLDGTSLVDVEDVFVAEPWGGSIAAARLAFVPGENIMYMTMGGAFGADLVDGTQSFFGHAKLAQDPNSHAGKTLRLRLDGSVPDDNPFVGKEGHKPEIYSMGHRNQMGLALHPETHQPWTTEHAPQGGDELNAIEAGKNYGWPVVSYGRHYNGVRISERFWAEGMEEPAIFWLPSIAPSGLAFYTGDAFPEWKGNLFAGALMTGRMPNTGHLERLIFSEKGEELGREWLLKEVGKRIRDVRQGPDEFLYVITDERDGAVIKLEPVKKAEEAETAAG
- a CDS encoding PP2C family protein-serine/threonine phosphatase; the protein is MAQIPTDTWQAEIRAELANLEEIGLATKPSSGDLPNLRGVEVHGISIPLLRAIGGDHLIYLDFKQRYDLERRLREAEEAGRAEVVAGLRKCRQRTGVLVADVSGHKVTDALVAAMLHQAFLLGAYYELDLFGEITTRLFEHINQRFFKSTTLNKYLTMVYGEVSEQGSFRFFSAGHPAPLVFAGRPGRIEHLPEDQLVRFPPVGMFASNAYMDERVDPGPLGYKRPYEVSEVELLEAGDLLLLYTDGFAEHGGGRYLDERAEALLEAVRAEPAPEICERLRTDLLAFAAPEDDITFVVIKKTA
- a CDS encoding DUF3604 domain-containing protein — encoded protein: MTRTGLPALALTVLACAGPSADDAYGPSGAGAGGATSASPADRVALFGDMHIHTMYSHDAFMGTVRTTPDDAYRFARGEAIPHPSGESVRLSGAPLDFLAVTDHAEYLGALPALIDPDSPTYGHPLTEDLFSGEGRDARARLGALSRLRELAATGDPINGPEVRASAWQRVIEAAERHNDPGRFTALIGYEYTKGVGGRHVHRNVIFRGGEAPELPFSSLDGDPEDLWNWLDGLREEGIEALAMPHNMNQSDGLAFSDRETWKGAEIDAEFAAKRIRNEPVAEISQQKGTSEVHPSLSPNDEWADFQIVQYYLDRVNNTDPISVFKGGYWRDALLTGLEMEERLGVNPYALGAVGSSDSHVSAGSYEEDNRFSSRTNTPQARGSAYREEDGGWENFWTPRQATHGTGGLAGAWADGNTRSAIFDALKRRESFATSGTRIRVRFFGGFGLDEAVAEAADPVAAAYEHGVPMGGDLEGVNDDAPSFLVWALRDPENAWLQRAQVIKGWLEDGEAQERVYDVVCSDGLEPDPETHRCDDNGAQVNLDDCSISRDKGAVELRTTWTDPDFDAGARSFYYVRVLENPTCRWSTWDALSLGIEPNPDLHAIHQERAWSSPIWYTP
- a CDS encoding PQQ-binding-like beta-propeller repeat protein, whose product is MKSGARIIRPLAATIAAVAVLGCGGGSAGGPARADWPMYRGDAAGTGYSPLAEITTANVGSLEPAWSFALASSPAGEGAVGDPGRPARSQATPIAVDGVLYLPAAAAVVALDAATGEEVWRHTVADGAPSRRGVSYWPGGGADAAAPRIVFCAGARLIALDAATGAPATEFGDGGAVDIGVPYNSVPLVWEDIVVVGANTPPGTAGGIGNARAFSAVTGEKLWEFNSVARPGEVGHETWEGESWRGRLGGNAWPFYFTVDEEREIVFLPLAAPIPFAYGGDRHGANLFANAVVAVDIRTGEYRWHFQTIHHDIWDHDPPAPPVLFEVERGGETIDALAVTTKSGYLFVLGREDGEPVFGVEERPMPPSEVPGEQTHPSQPIPSVTPALGRVGYEAEDLVTADDTTAEHAEACAELVESAGPLHNAGPYTPWMHREAEDRGATLLFPGLAGGPNWGGVAFDPATRRLLAFSQDVGTMGWVEEDTEADLATYVLRVARPFSFAVRIGDVSWPCQKPPWGTLTAVDADTGEVAWRRPLGVTEGLPAERRETGRPGRASAIVTAGGLAFIAATDDRRFRALDVETGEELWSAELPLLGNANPMTYLAADGQQYVAVTATEELVAFRLP